In one Mastacembelus armatus chromosome 19, fMasArm1.2, whole genome shotgun sequence genomic region, the following are encoded:
- the sh3bp1 gene encoding SH3 domain-binding protein 1: protein MLRQSLSIFKQLGSAAKSQDATELLHEDLVLVEQRVEPAKRAAQLLYKKMQGCMQSQPGLEAEKRMKKLPLMLLSISMAESLKDFDADSAIRRVLEMCCFMEKMLATLLADFEMKVEKEVLEPLNKLSEDDLPEILKNKKQFAKLTTDWNNARSRSQASTGPQAKQDGLREDVEEAWRKLESIKDQYSADLYHFATKEEDYANYFIRLLELQAEYHKNSLQFLDKNISELKESHSQKEPAVSLSNQKVYGEPLLSHLSHSNREIAAPIQECIQMLLTTGMREEGLFRLAAAASVVKRLKMCLDQGAVDHGEFSMDPHAVAGALKCYLRELPEPLMTFELYNDWFKAAGEKDLSEKLDQFRVLLKKLPPENYNNLRYLVQFLSLLSEQQAVNRMTPSNIAIVLGPNLLWPQAEGEVALFDMASASSVQVVTVIEPLIQYSSSLFPEAVSFEIPDLPELPDVSPVSQSLMSEKAKLFRTVSSSSSTASSCSSYHLALSKTNSTASQDSGSCFLVNSGSVSRRGSSTWASPTSETAASAQPNTTSSSSSSLSPSPQGSKTSAACSSTASQNPSPLPRIGTAPIQAPLLKQCSDQGQLEPILEATPDSPMATVNITLPCKPKRAFNPNKANEQVTVQYSKPKAPGPPRLQAPAPPTTAPAAVDTRPHPTPPPRAQTSNLKKPPPKKPGPKAPNCPPPLPPASQAKDVPSIAQ, encoded by the exons ATGCTCCGGCAGTCTCTGAGCATCTTCAAGCAGCTCGGCTCTGCAGCAAA GTCACAGGATGCCACTGAACTTCTACATGAGGACCTGGTtttg GTGGAGCAGAGGGTGGAGCCGGCAAAGAGGGCTGCTCAGCTGCTTTACAAGAAGATGCAGGGCTGCATGCAGAGTCAGCCAGGGCTGGAGGCTGAGAAACGAATG AAAAAGCTCCCCCTGATGCTGCTGTCTATAAGCATGGCTGAAAGCCTCAAAGACTTCGATGCAGACTCCGCCATCAG gagGGTGCTGGAGATGTGCTGTTTCATGGAGAAGATGCTGGCCACTTTGCTGGCAGACTTTGAGATGAAAGTGGAGAAGGAAGTCCTGGAGCCACTCAACAAACTCAGTGAG GATGATTTACCAGAGATTCTGAAGAACAAGAAGCAGTTTGCAAAACTCACTACTGACTGGAACAACGCAAGAAGCAG GAGCCAGGCCAGCACTGGTCCCCAGGCAAAGCAGGATGGGCTTCGGGAGGACGTGGAAGAAGCTTGGAGGAAGTTGGAGAGCATCAAG gACCAATACTCTGCAGATCTCTATCATTTTGCTACAAAAGAAGAAGACTACGCTAACTACTTCATTCGT CTTCTCGAGCTGCAAGCAGAATACCACAAAAACTCACTCCAGTTCCTGGACAAAAACATCAGTGAGCTCAAAGAGAGTCACAGTCAAAAAG AGCCAGCAGTAAGCCTCTCTAACCAGAAAGTCTACGGGGAGCCTCTGCTCTCTCATCTGTCGCATAGCAACAGAGAAATTGCTGCACCCATACAGGAGTGTATTCAGATGCTGCTGACAACGGGCATGAGAGAAGAG GGCCTGTTCCGTCTGGCAGCGGCGGCCTCAGTGGTGAAGAGGCTGAAGATGTGTTTGGATCAAGGAGCAGTCGACCATGGCGAGTTCAGCATGGACCCTCACGCTGTTGCCG GAGCTTTGAAGTGTTACCTGCGAGAACTTCCTGAACCTCTAATGACATTTGAACTCTACAATGACTGGTTTAAAGCAGCAGG agaaaaagactTGTCAGAGAAGCTGGATCAGTTCAGAGTCCTACTGAAGAAACTGCCCCCTGAAAACTACAACAACCTGAG GTACCTGGTCCAGTTCTTGTCTCTGCTGTCTGAGCAGCAGGCTGTAAACAGGATGACACCCAGCAACATCGCCATCGTCCTGGGCCCCAACCTGCTCTGGCCACAAGCTGAAGG GGAAGTTGCTCTTTTTGACATGGCATCAGCATCTTCAGTGCAGGTGGTCACGGTCATCGAGCCTCTTATTCAGTACAGCTCCAGCCTCTTCCCTGAAG cTGTATCCTTCGAGATCCCTGACTTACCCGAGCTCCCAGATGTGAGTCCTGTCTCCCAGTCTCTGATGTCAGAGAAGGCGAAACTCTTCAGAACggtctcctcctcttcatccacagcctcttcctgctcctcttATCACCTCGCTCTGTCCAAGACAAACAG TACGGCCTCTCAGGACAGTGGTAGCTGCTTCCTGGTGAATTCTGGCTCTGTGAGTCGCCGCGGCTCCTCCACATGGGCCAGCCCCACATCTGAGACAGCAGCGTCAGCACAACCAAACACAACATCCAGCAGCTCATCCTCCCTCAGTCCTAGCCCTCAGGGTTCTAAGACTTCTGCTGCCTGCAGCTCGACAGCAAGCCAGAACCCGTCCCCTCTTCCTAGAATAGGAACAGCGCCAATCCAAGCACCCCTCCTGAAGCAGTGCTCGGATCAGGGCCAGCTGGAGCCAATTTTGGAGGCAACCCCCGACTCTCCCATGGCAACAGTGAACATCACTTTACCATGTAAAC CAAAAAGAGCCTTCAACCCGAACAAAGCTAATGAGCAGGTGACAGTTCAGTACTCCAAACCGAAAGCCCCAGGACCTCCAAGGCTCCAGGCCCCTGCTCCCCCGACGACAGCACCAGCTGCCGTGGACACTAGGCCCCATCCAACGCCGCCACCCCGAGCTCAGACAAGTAATCTCAAAAAGCCTCCGCCGAAAAAGCCTGGACCCAAAGCCCCAAACTGCCCTCCACCACTTCCTCCAGCATCACAGGCAAAAGATGTTCCTTCTATAGCACAGTGA